The proteins below come from a single Nocardioides eburneiflavus genomic window:
- a CDS encoding RNA polymerase sigma factor, translating to MREEWGRLVALLLSQFRRIDLAEDALGDAVEAASRTWPVDGVPDNPAGWLMTAAKRRVVDRLRTEAVAARKQQLLLTDAERHQEGARTMADSGSLVEDDVLRLVLMCAHPALAPESASALSLRLVLGVPTSDIARLFLVPAPTMAARITRAKKRIVGAGIPFAVPDASALPGRLDTVAQTTYLAFTAGYAPGTGPDLLRAELSGEAIRLARVVLGLRPDEPSLLALLALMLLQHSRRDARVSDGRLVLLAEQDRTRWHHDEVAEATRLLAAPCLGGPVTPLTASYVLQARIAAEHATVASAAETRWDRIVGLYDLLLQIAPSPSARLARAVAVAEDRGAAAGLDALEGLEIPDSHRPAAVRAELLSRAGETDAARAAYDQAIAACRNDVERAFLTSQRDGLG from the coding sequence GTGCGCGAGGAGTGGGGACGCCTGGTCGCCCTGCTCCTCTCGCAGTTCCGTCGCATCGACCTCGCCGAGGACGCCCTCGGCGACGCCGTCGAGGCGGCCAGCCGTACGTGGCCCGTCGACGGCGTCCCGGACAACCCCGCGGGCTGGCTGATGACCGCGGCGAAGCGACGGGTCGTCGACCGCTTGCGCACCGAGGCGGTGGCCGCGCGCAAGCAGCAGCTGCTCCTCACCGACGCCGAACGCCACCAGGAGGGGGCGCGCACCATGGCCGACAGCGGCAGCCTCGTCGAGGACGACGTGCTCCGGCTGGTGCTGATGTGCGCCCACCCGGCGCTCGCGCCGGAGTCGGCCAGCGCGCTGAGCCTGCGCCTGGTCCTCGGTGTCCCGACCAGCGACATCGCCCGGCTCTTCCTCGTGCCGGCGCCGACGATGGCGGCCCGGATCACCCGTGCCAAGAAGCGGATCGTGGGCGCGGGCATCCCGTTCGCGGTGCCCGACGCCTCCGCGTTGCCCGGCAGGCTCGACACGGTCGCCCAGACGACGTACCTCGCCTTCACGGCCGGCTACGCCCCGGGCACCGGCCCGGACCTGCTGCGCGCGGAGCTGTCGGGCGAGGCGATCCGTCTGGCGCGGGTGGTGCTGGGGCTGCGCCCCGATGAGCCGTCGCTACTGGCGCTGCTCGCGCTCATGCTGCTCCAGCACTCGCGCCGCGACGCCCGGGTCAGCGACGGCCGGCTCGTGCTCCTCGCCGAGCAGGACCGCACCCGCTGGCACCACGACGAGGTGGCCGAGGCGACCCGCCTGCTGGCCGCCCCCTGCCTCGGCGGCCCCGTGACACCGCTGACCGCGTCGTACGTCCTCCAGGCGCGCATCGCCGCGGAGCACGCCACCGTGGCCAGTGCGGCGGAGACCCGCTGGGACCGGATCGTCGGCCTCTACGACCTGCTGCTGCAGATCGCCCCCTCCCCCTCCGCGCGACTGGCCCGTGCGGTCGCGGTCGCGGAGGACCGCGGCGCAGCCGCGGGCCTTGATGCGCTGGAGGGCCTGGAGATCCCCGACAGCCACCGTCCGGCCGCAGTGCGCGCCGAGCTGCTGTCGCGGGCCGGCGAGACCGACGCGGCGCGCGCGGCGTACGACCAGGCGATCGCGGCGTGCCGCAACGACGTCGAGCGCGCCTTCCTCACGAGCCAGCGGGACGGGCTGGGCTGA
- a CDS encoding YciI family protein — translation MKYLVLLIGDGAEKPWPEQTESEQAAAMAKFGEFDRACRDRDGVELLAGEALGDSAHATVMRTSTDGRVALTDGPYAEVIEGMGGFYLLEAPDLDVVVELLRVLPPYDIQIHPTVEVTS, via the coding sequence GTGAAGTACCTGGTCCTGCTGATCGGCGACGGCGCGGAGAAGCCGTGGCCCGAGCAGACGGAGTCCGAGCAGGCGGCGGCCATGGCGAAGTTCGGCGAGTTCGACCGAGCCTGTCGGGACCGCGACGGCGTCGAGCTGCTCGCCGGAGAGGCGCTGGGCGACTCCGCCCACGCCACCGTCATGCGCACCTCGACGGACGGGCGGGTCGCCCTGACCGACGGTCCGTACGCCGAGGTGATCGAGGGCATGGGCGGCTTCTACCTGCTCGAGGCCCCCGACCTCGACGTCGTGGTCGAGCTGCTGCGGGTGCTGCCCCCCTACGACATCCAGATCCACCCGACCGTCGAGGTGACGTCCTGA
- a CDS encoding YciI family protein yields MTEYVVLLMGDADRWWTETTDEEKREAYAAHERFSQQLAARGHKVTGGAELHRASEARTIAPNATTVTDGPWAESAEQVGGFYVVESTDLEDLMEVCLILAATGDAVEVRRCVQPEERAS; encoded by the coding sequence ATGACTGAGTACGTCGTGCTGCTGATGGGCGACGCCGATCGCTGGTGGACCGAGACCACGGACGAGGAGAAGCGCGAGGCGTACGCCGCGCACGAGCGGTTCTCCCAGCAGCTGGCCGCACGCGGACACAAGGTGACGGGGGGCGCCGAGCTCCACCGAGCCTCCGAGGCGCGGACGATCGCGCCGAACGCCACCACGGTGACCGACGGCCCCTGGGCCGAGAGCGCCGAGCAGGTCGGTGGCTTCTACGTCGTGGAGAGCACCGACCTCGAGGACCTGATGGAGGTCTGCCTGATCCTGGCCGCCACGGGCGATGCCGTCGAGGTGCGCCGCTGCGTCCAGCCCGAGGAGCGTGCGTCGTGA
- a CDS encoding YciI family protein, with protein MSRYLILLPAPEAEWADLPSEEHDKGHRSHVQFQQDLVAGGHELLVAGPLESSDRATSMRPGADGQALVTDGPFSETAEQVVGFYLVDSGDEADLRAACQRFATRGEHIEFRRMAE; from the coding sequence ATGAGCCGCTACCTGATCCTGCTCCCCGCACCAGAGGCCGAGTGGGCAGACCTGCCGTCCGAGGAGCACGACAAGGGGCACCGCTCGCACGTGCAGTTCCAGCAGGACCTGGTGGCGGGCGGCCACGAGCTGCTGGTCGCCGGCCCGCTGGAGTCCTCGGACCGTGCGACGTCCATGCGGCCCGGTGCCGACGGCCAGGCGCTCGTGACCGACGGTCCCTTCTCCGAGACGGCCGAGCAGGTCGTCGGCTTCTACCTCGTCGACTCCGGCGACGAGGCCGACCTGCGAGCCGCCTGCCAGCGCTTCGCGACCCGGGGCGAGCACATCGAGTTCCGCCGCATGGCGGAGTGA
- the pgm gene encoding phosphoglucomutase (alpha-D-glucose-1,6-bisphosphate-dependent) yields MATHERAGQPARTEDLVDVAHLVTAYFDHEPDPDDVTQQVAFGTSGHRGTSLTTSFNEVHIAATTQAICDYRKEQGYDGPLFIGRDTHALSEPAWATALEVLVANDVTVLVDDRDGFTPTPAVSHAILRANQGRTTGAGLADGIVVTPSHNPPQDGGFKYNPPHGGPADSDATSVIAARANELIRGNIAGVRRVAFAKARAAVGSYDFLGTYVDDLPTVLDLDAIRDAGVRIGADPLGGASVAYWGEIADRHRLDLSVVNPLVDPTWRFMTLDWDGKIRMDCSSPHAMASLVGRKDEYAIATGNDADADRHGIVTPDAGLMNPNHFLAVAIAHLFGGARPGWPGSTRIGKTLVSSSMIDRVAASIGKPLVEVPVGFKWFVPGLMDGSFGFGGEESAGASFLRRDGSTWTTDKDGLLLALLASEILGATGKTPSEHYADLVAQHGDPAYARIDAPASREEKAKLGALSPDDVAAISLAGEQITGKLTEAPGNGAKIGGLKVTTESAWFAARPSGTEDVYKIYAESFRGPEHLAQVQDEAREVVSTALR; encoded by the coding sequence ATGGCCACCCACGAGAGAGCCGGACAGCCCGCCCGCACCGAGGACCTGGTGGACGTCGCCCACCTCGTCACGGCCTACTTCGACCACGAGCCGGATCCCGACGACGTCACCCAGCAGGTGGCCTTCGGCACCAGCGGGCATCGCGGCACGTCGCTGACCACGTCCTTCAACGAGGTCCACATCGCGGCGACGACGCAGGCGATCTGCGACTACCGCAAGGAGCAGGGCTACGACGGGCCGCTGTTCATCGGCCGCGACACCCACGCGCTGTCCGAGCCTGCGTGGGCGACCGCGCTGGAGGTGCTCGTCGCCAACGACGTGACCGTCCTGGTCGACGACCGCGACGGCTTCACCCCGACACCGGCGGTGAGCCACGCGATCCTGCGCGCCAACCAGGGGCGTACGACCGGCGCCGGGCTCGCCGACGGCATCGTCGTCACCCCGTCTCACAACCCGCCGCAGGACGGCGGGTTCAAGTACAACCCGCCCCACGGCGGCCCCGCGGACTCCGACGCCACCTCCGTCATCGCGGCTCGGGCCAACGAGCTGATCCGGGGGAACATCGCCGGCGTGCGCCGCGTCGCGTTCGCGAAGGCGCGCGCGGCCGTCGGTTCCTACGACTTCCTCGGCACCTACGTCGACGACCTGCCCACCGTGCTCGACCTCGACGCGATCCGCGACGCCGGCGTGCGGATCGGCGCCGACCCCCTGGGCGGGGCGAGCGTGGCCTACTGGGGCGAGATCGCCGACCGGCACCGGCTCGACCTGTCGGTGGTCAACCCGCTCGTCGACCCCACGTGGCGCTTCATGACGCTCGACTGGGACGGCAAGATCCGGATGGACTGCTCCTCGCCGCACGCGATGGCCTCGCTGGTCGGTCGCAAGGACGAGTACGCGATCGCGACGGGCAACGACGCCGACGCCGACCGGCACGGCATCGTCACCCCCGACGCCGGCCTGATGAACCCCAACCACTTCCTGGCCGTCGCGATCGCGCACCTCTTCGGTGGCGCCCGCCCCGGCTGGCCCGGGTCGACGCGCATCGGCAAGACCCTCGTGTCGAGCTCGATGATCGACCGGGTCGCCGCGTCGATCGGCAAGCCGCTCGTCGAGGTCCCGGTGGGCTTCAAGTGGTTCGTGCCCGGCCTCATGGACGGCTCCTTCGGCTTCGGCGGTGAGGAGTCCGCGGGCGCGTCCTTCCTGCGCCGCGACGGCTCGACCTGGACCACCGACAAGGACGGGCTGCTGCTGGCGCTGCTGGCCAGCGAGATCCTCGGCGCCACCGGGAAGACGCCGAGCGAGCACTACGCCGACCTGGTTGCCCAGCACGGCGACCCGGCGTACGCCCGCATCGACGCCCCCGCGTCGCGCGAGGAGAAGGCCAAGCTCGGCGCGCTGTCACCCGACGACGTGGCCGCGATCTCGCTGGCGGGGGAGCAGATCACCGGCAAGCTCACCGAGGCGCCCGGCAACGGCGCGAAGATCGGCGGGCTCAAGGTCACCACCGAGTCCGCGTGGTTCGCCGCGCGCCCCAGTGGCACCGAGGACGTCTACAAGATCTACGCGGAGTCGTTCCGCGGCCCCGAGCACCTCGCCCAGGTGCAGGACGAGGCGCGCGAGGTGGTTAGTACGGCTTTGCGGTGA
- a CDS encoding acyl-CoA dehydrogenase family protein: protein MTEVSPASRPDARTATNQAPALVGHNVVTSDVALTEALTRHGDADLVADLTALGAEAGSAEAREHGMLANRHHPELTTYDRWGNRVDEVEFHPSWHWLMERAVGHGLQAAPWEAQEAGDPYAHLRRAAGFFAWSQTEPGHGCPISMTYAAVPALRADDAIAKEWAPLLAARSYDPGVRTRSTKTGALAGMGMTEKQGGSDVRANQTRAVATPDDGWYALHGHKWFTSAPMNDVFLVLAQAEGGLTCFVVPRVLEDGTRNRLDVVRLKDKLGNRSNASSELELSGTLGQRLGDEGRGVRTIIEMVAATRLDCVLGSAALMRHALAEASWHVAHRSAFGGLLVDKPLMQNVIADLAVESEAATALAMRLAAAVDRPGDAHEVALRRIALPLAKFWVCKRTPAMVAEALECLGGNGYVEDSGLPLMFRESPLNSIWEGSGNVNALDVLRALGREPEVLEAWITEVGAARGGDSRLDRAVDDTLALLGEDAGLEAGARRLAGRMAACLQGSLLVRHAPAEVADAFCGSRFGASYGGTFGMLTSGSLREVVDRATPTV from the coding sequence ATGACCGAGGTCTCCCCCGCTTCCAGGCCCGACGCCCGCACCGCCACCAACCAGGCTCCGGCCCTCGTCGGGCACAACGTCGTGACGTCCGACGTCGCGCTCACCGAGGCGCTCACCCGCCACGGCGACGCCGACCTCGTCGCCGACCTCACCGCGCTGGGCGCGGAGGCCGGGAGCGCCGAGGCCCGCGAGCACGGCATGCTCGCCAACCGCCACCACCCCGAGCTGACGACCTACGACCGCTGGGGCAACCGCGTCGACGAGGTCGAGTTCCACCCGTCGTGGCACTGGCTGATGGAGCGCGCCGTGGGGCACGGCCTCCAGGCCGCGCCCTGGGAGGCCCAGGAGGCGGGAGACCCGTACGCCCACCTGCGACGCGCGGCCGGGTTCTTCGCCTGGTCGCAGACCGAGCCCGGCCACGGCTGCCCGATCTCGATGACGTACGCCGCGGTGCCGGCGCTGCGGGCCGACGACGCGATCGCCAAGGAGTGGGCGCCGCTGCTGGCCGCGCGCTCGTACGACCCGGGCGTGCGCACGAGGTCGACCAAGACCGGGGCGCTGGCCGGCATGGGCATGACGGAGAAGCAGGGCGGGTCCGACGTCCGGGCCAACCAGACCCGCGCGGTGGCCACGCCCGATGACGGCTGGTACGCGCTGCACGGTCACAAGTGGTTCACCTCGGCCCCGATGAACGACGTGTTCCTGGTCCTCGCCCAGGCCGAGGGTGGGCTGACGTGCTTCGTCGTGCCGCGCGTCCTGGAGGACGGCACCCGCAACCGCCTCGACGTGGTGCGGCTCAAGGACAAGCTCGGCAACCGGTCCAACGCGTCGTCCGAGCTCGAGCTGTCCGGCACGCTCGGCCAGCGGCTCGGCGACGAGGGTCGCGGCGTGCGGACGATCATCGAGATGGTCGCCGCGACGAGGCTCGACTGCGTGCTCGGGTCCGCGGCGCTGATGCGGCACGCGCTCGCCGAGGCGTCGTGGCACGTCGCCCACCGCTCGGCCTTCGGCGGCCTGCTGGTCGACAAGCCCCTCATGCAGAACGTGATCGCCGACCTCGCCGTCGAGTCCGAGGCGGCGACCGCTCTGGCGATGCGCCTGGCCGCCGCTGTCGACCGTCCGGGCGACGCGCACGAGGTGGCGCTGCGGCGGATCGCCCTGCCGCTGGCGAAGTTCTGGGTGTGCAAGCGCACGCCGGCGATGGTCGCAGAGGCGCTGGAGTGCCTCGGCGGCAACGGCTACGTCGAGGACTCCGGGCTGCCACTGATGTTCCGCGAGTCTCCGCTCAACTCCATCTGGGAGGGCTCCGGCAACGTCAACGCCCTCGACGTGCTGCGCGCTCTCGGCCGCGAGCCCGAGGTGCTGGAGGCATGGATCACCGAGGTCGGCGCCGCGCGAGGCGGCGACAGCCGCCTCGACCGTGCGGTCGACGACACGCTCGCGCTGCTGGGCGAGGACGCGGGGCTCGAGGCCGGGGCCCGTCGCCTGGCCGGCCGGATGGCGGCCTGCCTCCAGGGCTCGCTGCTGGTGCGCCACGCGCCCGCCGAGGTCGCCGACGCGTTCTGCGGCAGCCGGTTCGGGGCGTCGTACGGCGGCACCTTCGGCATGCTCACCAGCGGCTCCCTGCGCGAGGTCGTCGACCGGGCCACCCCGACCGTGTGA
- a CDS encoding YihY/virulence factor BrkB family protein — translation MVEASEEDTPAPRPTDTVARRLREHLWRIIVTTVGSCLRHRVTGLAAEAAFFAVLSVPPLVFALAGAVGFVSGRFTDTQVEDVRNAVLEVSRQALTERAVNSIIRPTIDTVLDGGRYDVISIGFILALWSGSRALNVFVDTITIMHGLGGHRGIVATRALSFVLYVLAMVTGAVSIPLVVAGPTLVDRVVPERLDFVNGLYWPVVLVLCICFLATLYHVSVPVRTNWSFNLPGAVFALFCWIAGSYTLRWVLTVTAAESRSIYGPLAAPIAVLLWLYLLALAVLIGAAVNAAFDTVFPQKSTTRARLETVQRLRERIGVRDS, via the coding sequence ATGGTCGAGGCGAGCGAGGAGGACACCCCTGCCCCGCGGCCGACCGACACCGTCGCGCGACGCCTGCGCGAGCACCTCTGGCGGATCATCGTCACGACCGTCGGGTCCTGCCTCCGGCACCGGGTGACCGGGCTGGCCGCGGAGGCGGCGTTCTTCGCGGTGCTGTCGGTGCCCCCGCTGGTCTTCGCCCTCGCCGGCGCCGTGGGCTTCGTCAGCGGGCGCTTCACCGACACGCAGGTCGAGGACGTGCGCAACGCGGTCCTCGAGGTCTCCCGCCAGGCGCTGACGGAGCGGGCCGTCAACAGCATCATCCGGCCGACCATCGACACGGTGCTCGACGGCGGACGCTACGACGTCATCTCGATCGGCTTCATCCTCGCCCTGTGGTCGGGCTCGCGTGCGCTCAACGTCTTCGTCGACACCATCACGATCATGCACGGCCTCGGCGGGCACCGCGGGATCGTCGCGACCCGGGCCCTGTCCTTCGTGCTCTACGTCCTCGCGATGGTGACCGGCGCGGTGAGCATCCCCCTGGTGGTCGCGGGTCCGACCCTGGTCGACCGGGTCGTCCCCGAACGGCTGGACTTCGTCAACGGGCTCTACTGGCCGGTCGTCCTGGTGCTCTGCATCTGCTTCCTCGCCACCCTCTACCACGTGTCGGTCCCCGTACGGACCAACTGGAGCTTCAACCTGCCCGGTGCCGTCTTCGCGCTGTTCTGCTGGATCGCGGGGTCGTACACGCTGAGGTGGGTGCTGACCGTGACCGCGGCGGAGTCGCGCTCGATCTACGGTCCGCTGGCCGCGCCGATCGCCGTGCTGCTGTGGCTCTACCTGCTGGCGCTCGCAGTGCTGATCGGTGCCGCGGTCAACGCCGCCTTCGACACCGTGTTCCCGCAGAAGAGCACGACGCGCGCGCGGCTCGAGACGGTGCAGCGGCTGCGGGAGCGGATCGGCGTGCGAGACTCCTGA
- a CDS encoding potassium channel family protein, whose amino-acid sequence MALSILVGTVLLVYFDREGYRDGNDPTNQISLLDAFYYTTVTLSTTGYGDIAPVSPQARLVNALVITPARIAFLVLLIGTTLEVLASQGREMFRVSRWRKKMDQHVVVVGYGTKGRSAIETLLNNGYVRDAIVVVDPSPVAVADGNRDQLVVIAGDATRRGVLRQAGVEKATHVIITTDRDDSNVLVTLTVRQLNPDAWIVTAVREHENVPLMRQSGANSVITSSDAVGRLLGLSSMSPELGSVMEDLMTYGEGLEVAERDLLVAEVGKQPQSLPDQVIAVVRDEKVYRYFDPVVSLLARGDRLIVIRPAKELPWAPRPGTHGEDLAEDD is encoded by the coding sequence ATGGCCCTGTCGATCCTCGTGGGCACCGTGCTGCTCGTCTACTTCGACCGCGAGGGCTACCGCGACGGCAACGACCCCACCAACCAGATCAGCCTGCTCGACGCGTTCTACTACACGACCGTCACGCTCAGCACGACCGGCTACGGCGACATCGCACCGGTGTCGCCGCAGGCGCGCCTGGTCAACGCGCTGGTCATCACGCCGGCTCGCATCGCCTTCCTGGTCCTGCTGATCGGCACCACCCTGGAGGTCCTCGCCTCCCAGGGACGCGAGATGTTCCGGGTCTCCCGGTGGAGGAAGAAGATGGACCAGCACGTCGTCGTCGTCGGCTACGGCACCAAGGGCCGCAGCGCGATCGAGACGCTCCTCAACAACGGCTACGTCCGCGACGCGATCGTCGTCGTGGACCCGAGCCCGGTCGCGGTCGCCGACGGCAACCGCGACCAGCTGGTGGTCATCGCGGGCGACGCCACGCGGCGAGGCGTGCTGCGCCAGGCCGGCGTCGAGAAGGCCACCCACGTCATCATCACCACCGACCGCGACGACTCCAACGTGCTGGTCACCCTCACCGTCCGCCAGCTCAACCCCGACGCGTGGATCGTCACGGCGGTCCGCGAGCACGAGAACGTCCCCCTCATGCGCCAGTCCGGTGCCAACTCGGTCATCACGTCCTCCGACGCCGTCGGCCGCCTGCTCGGCCTCTCCTCGATGTCGCCGGAGCTCGGCTCGGTGATGGAGGACCTGATGACGTACGGCGAGGGCCTCGAGGTGGCCGAGCGCGACCTGCTGGTCGCCGAGGTCGGCAAGCAGCCGCAGTCGCTGCCCGACCAGGTGATCGCCGTCGTGCGGGACGAGAAGGTCTACCGCTACTTCGACCCGGTGGTGTCGCTCCTCGCCCGCGGTGACCGCCTCATCGTGATCCGTCCCGCCAAGGAGCTGCCGTGGGCGCCGCGGCCCGGCACGCACGGCGAGGACCTCGCCGAGGACGACTGA
- a CDS encoding glycosyltransferase family 61 protein, giving the protein MSARKRRWSRRPSWAPATPPVEPRRPPRLLTVEDAYLSEVATGRLATVHHLDQWFRGAVYDADDTLVPSSQKVLGNPRGKRVAADPERVARRDDAEQLTGTWLYGGTWASVYGHFLVETLTTLWPTLEQRPVGLVFHSSFGRHRRADWQDRLLELAGWGDLPVHVVDRARPARADRLVVPGRSVSLHAWAHPEARDVWQRVAAGFRDLDGPERVHVSRTALNAARRANGHRRPIRTSAEEDRALDEVLAGHGFEIVAPESLTIDEQLRTVAGARVIAGLSGSGLHQSAFMAPGGRVVEIGDGRSADEPVAMQVAIDAALGHERSFVPGGTGPAGLERTLRRLGL; this is encoded by the coding sequence ATGTCCGCCAGGAAGAGGAGGTGGTCGCGTCGCCCGTCGTGGGCGCCGGCCACGCCCCCCGTCGAGCCACGCCGCCCACCGCGACTGCTGACGGTCGAGGACGCGTACCTCTCGGAGGTGGCGACGGGCAGACTGGCCACCGTCCACCACCTCGACCAGTGGTTCCGCGGTGCCGTCTACGACGCCGACGACACCTTGGTGCCCTCCTCGCAGAAGGTGCTGGGCAACCCGCGCGGCAAGCGTGTGGCCGCCGACCCCGAGCGAGTCGCCCGCCGTGACGACGCCGAGCAGCTGACCGGCACCTGGCTCTACGGCGGCACGTGGGCATCGGTCTACGGCCACTTCCTCGTCGAGACCCTGACGACACTCTGGCCGACGCTCGAGCAGCGGCCGGTCGGGCTGGTCTTCCACTCCAGCTTCGGCCGGCACCGCCGTGCCGACTGGCAGGACCGGCTGCTCGAGCTGGCCGGGTGGGGCGACCTGCCGGTCCACGTCGTCGACCGCGCACGCCCCGCCCGCGCGGACCGCCTCGTCGTGCCCGGTCGCAGCGTCTCGCTCCACGCGTGGGCGCATCCCGAGGCCCGCGACGTCTGGCAGCGCGTGGCCGCCGGGTTCCGCGACCTGGACGGTCCCGAGCGCGTCCACGTCTCCCGCACCGCGCTCAACGCGGCCCGCCGCGCGAACGGTCACCGACGTCCGATCCGTACGTCGGCCGAGGAGGACCGGGCGCTGGACGAGGTCCTCGCCGGCCACGGCTTCGAGATCGTCGCCCCCGAGAGCCTCACCATCGACGAGCAGCTGCGCACGGTGGCGGGCGCGCGCGTCATCGCCGGCCTCTCCGGGTCGGGCCTGCACCAGTCGGCCTTCATGGCCCCGGGCGGTCGCGTGGTCGAGATCGGCGACGGCCGGTCGGCTGACGAGCCGGTGGCGATGCAGGTCGCGATCGACGCAGCGCTGGGGCACGAGCGATCGTTCGTCCCCGGTGGGACCGGGCCCGCCGGCCTCGAGCGCACGCTGCGGCGTCTCGGCCTCTGA
- a CDS encoding sulfotransferase family 2 domain-containing protein, with the protein MPIFTRDGRSVLFVHVPKTGGTSLERMFIRAGWDVGLRATPHTHPAQSRLHRISPQHLHAPLLTEMLRLGRFDAIFLVVREPLLRFRSEYVMRNKRHADAGSAGHVEAWTDDVLARLRANPAVLDNHLRPQHEFVLPRAQVYRLEDGLEAAVADLRDRFDLDLPAEVPHTLESGSGGGLSSRDVEITDAVAARVRALYARDHEVFGYA; encoded by the coding sequence GTGCCGATATTCACCCGGGACGGACGTTCCGTGCTGTTCGTCCACGTCCCGAAGACCGGCGGCACGAGCCTGGAGCGGATGTTCATCCGCGCGGGCTGGGACGTCGGCCTGCGGGCCACGCCGCACACGCACCCGGCGCAGAGCCGCCTGCACCGGATCTCCCCGCAGCACCTGCACGCCCCGCTCCTGACGGAGATGCTGAGACTGGGGCGGTTCGACGCCATCTTCCTGGTCGTGCGCGAGCCGTTGCTGCGCTTCCGCTCCGAGTACGTCATGCGCAACAAGCGGCACGCCGACGCGGGGAGCGCGGGCCACGTCGAGGCCTGGACCGACGACGTGCTCGCCAGGCTTCGGGCCAATCCGGCCGTGCTCGACAACCACCTGCGGCCGCAGCACGAATTCGTGCTGCCGCGGGCACAGGTCTACCGCCTCGAGGACGGCCTCGAGGCGGCGGTGGCAGACCTGCGCGACCGCTTCGACCTCGACCTCCCGGCCGAGGTCCCGCACACCCTGGAGAGCGGGTCCGGCGGTGGTCTGTCCTCCCGCGACGTCGAGATCACCGATGCGGTGGCGGCCCGGGTGCGAGCCCTCTACGCCCGCGACCACGAGGTGTTCGGCTACGCCTGA
- a CDS encoding sulfotransferase family 2 domain-containing protein: protein MPKTGGVSAEGVMRRACPDARKQVHPRRGRHAPLGRILDSEPELATYWSYGFVRNPWARMVSWYAMIEDWSRRYAEGGPDSVKNRGNDMWRAVGEYADFEEFVVRGTEEWPRMGRPQIDYLEAPGHGCEVDFIGRTETFAEDLAVVQQRLGVEPKAPPRRNRSTHGHYRDYFTPASRRKVAEVYAADIDRFGYEF, encoded by the coding sequence GTGCCGAAGACCGGAGGGGTGTCGGCAGAGGGAGTCATGCGGCGCGCGTGCCCCGACGCTCGCAAGCAGGTCCATCCGCGTCGCGGCCGACACGCGCCGCTCGGGCGGATCCTCGACTCCGAGCCGGAGCTCGCGACGTACTGGTCCTACGGCTTCGTCCGCAACCCGTGGGCACGCATGGTGTCGTGGTACGCGATGATCGAGGACTGGAGTCGGCGCTACGCCGAGGGTGGTCCGGACTCGGTCAAGAACCGCGGCAACGACATGTGGCGGGCCGTGGGTGAGTACGCCGACTTCGAGGAGTTCGTGGTTCGCGGCACGGAGGAGTGGCCTCGGATGGGTCGCCCGCAGATCGACTACCTCGAGGCGCCGGGGCACGGGTGCGAGGTCGACTTCATCGGCCGCACCGAGACCTTCGCCGAGGACCTGGCGGTCGTGCAGCAGCGGCTCGGTGTCGAGCCCAAGGCGCCGCCGCGGCGCAACCGGTCCACGCATGGCCACTACCGGGACTACTTCACCCCCGCCTCGAGACGGAAGGTCGCCGAGGTCTACGCAGCCGACATCGATCGGTTCGGCTACGAGTTCTGA
- a CDS encoding urease accessory protein UreD — MTTLLPDATTARSTTLAVTPADGRVHVRIGTPGDTGAPCLRPLLLGSGARHARVALVPDGALLLAGDAVRLDVVVGPGIRLELVEPAGTVAFDMRGGDASWDVRLDLAADATVVWAGEPFVVASGARVRRSTTVDLGPGARLLVREALVMGRHGERGGHLEQVWSAHGHDGVPLLVEQTVLDDRAERPGILGGHRSIGTVVALGVQVDADLCADGRLDLECGGTVWRGLSHEAHRAVPEDAWRTVLTAGRQNS; from the coding sequence ATGACCACGCTCCTGCCTGACGCGACCACGGCTCGCAGCACCACGCTCGCCGTCACGCCGGCCGACGGGCGCGTGCACGTCCGCATCGGCACCCCGGGCGACACCGGAGCTCCCTGCCTGCGACCCCTCCTGCTGGGCAGCGGCGCCCGTCACGCCCGGGTCGCGCTCGTGCCCGACGGGGCCCTGCTGCTGGCGGGCGACGCCGTACGCCTCGACGTCGTCGTCGGCCCCGGGATCCGGCTCGAGCTGGTCGAGCCGGCCGGGACCGTGGCGTTCGACATGCGCGGCGGCGACGCGTCGTGGGACGTGCGGCTGGACCTGGCGGCAGACGCCACTGTGGTGTGGGCCGGCGAGCCGTTCGTGGTGGCGTCCGGTGCCCGGGTCCGCCGCAGCACGACCGTCGACCTGGGGCCCGGGGCCCGTCTGCTGGTGCGCGAGGCGCTGGTGATGGGACGGCACGGCGAGCGCGGGGGCCACCTGGAGCAGGTGTGGAGCGCGCACGGCCACGACGGCGTGCCCCTGCTGGTGGAGCAGACGGTCCTGGACGACCGTGCGGAGCGGCCCGGGATCCTGGGCGGGCACCGTTCCATCGGCACGGTCGTCGCGCTCGGCGTGCAGGTCGACGCCGACCTGTGCGCCGACGGCCGGCTCGACCTCGAGTGCGGGGGCACGGTGTGGCGCGGCCTGTCCCACGAGGCCCACCGCGCCGTGCCCGAGGACGCGTGGCGGACCGTGCTCACCGCCGGACGTCAGAACTCGTAG